In the Magnolia sinica isolate HGM2019 chromosome 15, MsV1, whole genome shotgun sequence genome, one interval contains:
- the LOC131227278 gene encoding NDR1/HIN1-like protein 13: MSERVHPAGDSPSTSGNRTQAPEKPVPPPGAYVIQVPKDQIYRYPPQEKSGRHQTGRKPRRNCCCRCLCWTIGLLLLLVILAAATVAILYLIFRPKIPEYSVESLSIKGFNFNFSSDQTSLTFSPEIDVSVRAENPNGKIGIYYEKGSSVSVFYSDLELCNGVLPVFYQGTKNVTVFRTALTGEGVLLTGALHGTLAAQQRKGEIPLELDLRVPVKVKFGAVKTWTITVKVRCGLTVNKLAEDSRIISKTCKVKVDV, translated from the coding sequence ATGTCAGAACGAGTCCACCCAGCCGGAGACAGCCCATCGACCTCCGGGAACAGAACACAAGCGCCGGAAAAGCCCGTCCCTCCGCCGGGAGCTTACGTTATCCAAGTCCCCAAGGACCAGATCTACCGCTACCCCCCGCAGGAGAAATCGGGACGGCACCAAACCGGCCGGAAACCCCGCCGGAACTGCTGCTGCCGCTGCCTCTGTTGGACAAtcggcctcctcctcctcctcgtcatcctcgccGCCGCCACCGTAGCCATCTTGTACCTCATTTTCCGTCCAAAGATCCCCGAGTACTCCGTCGAGAGCCTCTCAATCAAAGGCTTCAATTTCAACTTCTCATCCGATCAGACGAGTCTAACATTTTCCCCGGAAATCGACGTTAGCGTCAGAGCCGAAAACCCTAACGGAAAAATCGGCATTTACTATGAGAAAGGAAGCTCGGTTTCCGTTTTCTACTCCGACCTTGAGCTGTGTAACGGTGTTTTGCCGGTGTTTTATCAGGGGACTAAGAACGTAACGGTTTTTCGGACGGCGTTAACGGGGGAGGGGGTCCTTTTGACGGGGGCTCTACATGGGACGTTAGCGGCGCAGCAGAGGAAAGGGGAGATTCCGTTGGAGCTGGATTTGAGGGTTCCCGTTAAGGTGAAGTTCGGGGCCGTTAAGACGTGGACGATTACCGTTAAGGTGAGGTGTGGATTAACGGTGAATAAGCTGGCAGAGGATTCTAGGATCATCTCCAAGACGTGCAAAGTTAAGGTGGATGTGTGA